In Caldicellulosiruptor obsidiansis OB47, a single window of DNA contains:
- a CDS encoding FmdB family zinc ribbon protein, which produces MPFYDLRCKDCGKEFNIRASIKERENKEIECPSCHSRELEAVFKSVNIISSSRSDSGGYSCSSGCCGGSCGF; this is translated from the coding sequence ATGCCATTCTATGATTTGAGGTGCAAAGATTGTGGTAAGGAGTTCAATATCAGAGCTTCCATTAAGGAGAGAGAAAACAAAGAGATTGAATGTCCAAGCTGTCACAGCCGTGAGCTTGAAGCAGTTTTCAAAAGTGTTAATATAATTTCATCTTCTCGTTCAGACAGCGGCGGATATTCATGCTCAAGCGGATGCTGCGGCGGATCTTGTGGGTTTTAA
- a CDS encoding DUF6036 family nucleotidyltransferase, translated as MHEREELVNLLKDAEKVAKALQIRPFSLYLLGGCACILGEYLDRATRDFDILDLNYPSEIGKVLRFLGDFDLLEYESTPIAPSFKKRAIKLEGFEYIRVYVLSKEDIVVSKIIRLDEKDIEDIDKLMPSCNKELINKIIEEILNRKDFFETKKKSFLEKLEIFRVKYDV; from the coding sequence ATGCATGAAAGAGAAGAGCTTGTTAATCTTTTAAAGGATGCCGAAAAGGTTGCAAAAGCCTTGCAAATAAGACCTTTTTCGTTGTACCTTTTAGGTGGCTGTGCATGTATTTTAGGTGAGTATTTAGACAGAGCTACCCGTGATTTTGATATTTTAGATTTGAACTATCCTTCTGAAATTGGAAAAGTCCTCAGGTTTCTTGGAGATTTTGACCTTCTCGAATATGAAAGCACTCCAATAGCACCATCGTTTAAAAAAAGAGCAATAAAGCTTGAGGGTTTTGAATACATAAGAGTTTATGTTCTTTCAAAAGAAGACATTGTGGTCAGTAAAATTATTAGGCTTGATGAAAAAGATATCGAAGATATAGATAAACTAATGCCCTCATGCAACAAAGAATTAATTAACAAAATAATTGAGGAAATCTTAAACAGAAAAGACTTTTTTGAAACAAAGAAGAAAAGTTTTTTAGAAAAACTTGAAATTTTTAGGGTGAAATACGATGTATAG
- a CDS encoding NAD(P)/FAD-dependent oxidoreductase — translation MKMIYDCAVIGAGPAGLSAAINLAQTNRSVVVFVTKEEDSSIYRAPEVNNYLGFHGVSGKELLQAFYDHAKKMGIEIVHKKVINFYKSGDIFTINANNEFYEAYSVILAIGTPKKTLLENESEFVGRGISYCAVCDGMLYKGRTIAVIGEAIEAEEEAEYLSELAKKLYYVPLYKKNEFHFKDNVEVIFSRPKGVYGEDFVNALELEDRILNVDGIFVIRKTMPADQLIYGLEFTEDGHIKVDSKMQTSIEGLFAAGDCTGRPYQVAKAVGEGLIAGLSASTYVKAVKEKQNKKD, via the coding sequence ATGAAGATGATTTATGATTGTGCTGTGATTGGAGCAGGACCAGCGGGCTTATCTGCTGCTATAAATCTTGCTCAGACAAACAGAAGTGTTGTTGTGTTTGTTACAAAAGAGGAAGACTCAAGTATCTACAGAGCGCCTGAAGTGAACAACTATCTTGGGTTTCATGGTGTGTCCGGGAAAGAGCTTTTGCAGGCGTTTTATGACCATGCTAAAAAGATGGGTATTGAGATTGTACACAAGAAGGTTATAAACTTCTACAAATCTGGTGATATTTTCACCATAAACGCAAACAACGAATTTTACGAAGCTTATTCTGTCATTTTAGCAATTGGCACACCAAAGAAGACTTTATTAGAAAATGAAAGTGAATTTGTAGGTCGGGGAATTTCTTACTGTGCTGTTTGCGATGGAATGCTTTACAAGGGAAGAACCATTGCCGTTATTGGAGAGGCTATTGAAGCTGAAGAAGAGGCTGAGTATCTTTCTGAGCTTGCAAAAAAGTTGTACTATGTGCCGCTTTATAAAAAGAATGAGTTTCATTTTAAAGATAACGTTGAGGTTATTTTCTCACGTCCAAAAGGAGTTTATGGGGAAGATTTTGTTAATGCATTGGAACTTGAAGACAGGATATTGAATGTAGATGGGATTTTTGTAATCAGAAAAACTATGCCAGCAGACCAGTTAATTTATGGGCTTGAGTTTACAGAAGATGGACACATAAAAGTTGACAGCAAGATGCAAACATCTATTGAAGGGCTTTTTGCAGCAGGAGACTGTACAGGACGTCCTTATCAGGTTGCAAAAGCTGTGGGAGAAGGATTAATTGCAGGTCTTTCAGCTTCAACATATGTCAAAGCGGTAAAAGAAAAGCAAAATAAAAAGGATTGA
- a CDS encoding 5-methylcytosine restriction system specificity protein McrC, producing MKVKNKENNEQKNQQLNRFEQESKNVLFKFENGQLQTYGYIGAIRLKIAFKEVEQDLIQNQRSNKNEAKNTDKTKGNVREIYVLFEICSRFDKIKKQYFLIYLLSKCFKNLKNFYENKIKIGVSDVDLWNLLMVLKFKIEIEEAYRQGLYRTYRNFENNNFNFRGKLDEARFIKYNIPFLGKIAYNVRERTYDNYLLHLVLHTYYRVRNRYREIVDNIINSQTLAYKAIRQMEELTPTFANSKLTEVLKNCSKKIVHPYYRAYEKIRITCLQILENCGISIFDSSINDSFQAIFIDVSELWEFFVYEILKEAFENNNGKDNIRIEYQKTEKVLSIDGSEKEKWEIAPDYILQKEEEIICVLDAKYKPAWADFVYSGNAKDKIRDDLYQIIAYIQFLDLTKGGIIFPVESRNETDCNIYSYHLSRLAFEKYFFAAGLKIPYYTGEQSMKLWVQKIEDNIKEIIEDIKNFLTDITPKNSFNSKQ from the coding sequence TTGAAAGTAAAAAATAAAGAAAATAATGAACAAAAAAACCAGCAGTTGAATAGATTTGAACAGGAGAGCAAAAATGTATTATTTAAATTTGAAAATGGACAACTCCAAACTTACGGATACATTGGTGCAATAAGATTAAAGATAGCATTTAAAGAAGTAGAACAAGATTTGATACAAAACCAGAGAAGTAACAAAAATGAGGCTAAAAATACTGATAAAACGAAAGGCAATGTTAGAGAAATATATGTTTTATTTGAAATATGTTCAAGATTTGATAAAATTAAAAAACAATATTTTTTAATTTATTTGCTTTCAAAATGCTTTAAAAATCTTAAGAATTTTTATGAGAATAAAATTAAAATAGGTGTCAGTGATGTTGATTTATGGAACTTACTTATGGTTCTCAAATTTAAGATAGAGATCGAAGAAGCATACAGACAGGGGCTTTATAGAACTTATAGAAATTTCGAAAACAATAATTTTAATTTCAGAGGTAAACTTGACGAAGCAAGGTTTATAAAATATAATATTCCTTTTTTAGGCAAAATTGCATATAACGTTAGAGAACGAACATATGATAATTACCTTCTACACCTTGTTTTGCATACCTATTATAGGGTAAGAAATAGATATAGAGAAATTGTGGATAATATAATTAATTCACAGACATTGGCATATAAAGCGATAAGACAAATGGAAGAATTAACACCCACATTTGCAAATTCAAAGTTGACAGAAGTATTAAAAAACTGTTCAAAAAAGATTGTACATCCATATTATCGCGCATATGAAAAAATAAGAATAACTTGTTTACAGATTTTGGAAAATTGCGGGATTTCTATCTTTGATTCATCTATTAATGATTCTTTTCAGGCAATATTTATTGATGTATCTGAACTGTGGGAATTTTTTGTATATGAAATATTGAAAGAGGCTTTTGAAAATAATAATGGTAAGGATAATATTAGAATAGAATATCAAAAAACTGAAAAGGTATTATCAATTGATGGTTCTGAAAAGGAAAAATGGGAAATTGCTCCTGATTATATTCTCCAAAAAGAAGAAGAGATAATTTGTGTGTTAGATGCTAAGTACAAACCTGCTTGGGCTGACTTTGTTTATTCTGGCAATGCAAAAGATAAAATCAGAGATGATTTGTATCAGATAATAGCATATATTCAATTTTTAGATCTCACAAAAGGAGGGATTATTTTTCCTGTGGAATCTAGAAATGAAACTGATTGTAATATATATAGCTACCATTTAAGCCGTCTTGCCTTTGAAAAATACTTTTTTGCGGCAGGTTTAAAAATTCCTTATTACACAGGTGAACAGAGCATGAAGTTGTGGGTGCAAAAGATTGAAGACAATATAAAAGAAATTATAGAGGATATTAAAAACTTTTTAACAGATATCACACCAAAAAATAGTTTTAATTCAAAACAATAA
- a CDS encoding McrB family protein, with protein MSLNMNFEEAVKYLYSNIIRKTFEDPTGKSREEIVTSYKNKDYEFILIDTRKKINDEIQYNPYVVIKRKNFEVEKGFYFVYLFSNRSKEPFEPPKRVYLSFGFAGEKELIEGLSEILRKYFEPVKEVFSVERIEEEIHSNLAYKKENHIFGKLYNKDEFLALPLDKFKEEIEFILNLYEIFLESIGVGKNVDWSDIIVKIKNGEFNNELNKMKVKIEQMMKGYYIKSSNTKNIEIFSKESNVYKIKKIIIKYLMHNKAIILTGPPGTGKTYLAKEIAKEVIEEDGKQINSEDYIEKIQFHPSYDYTDFIEGFKPVIQKNGNTANIAFELKDGVFKKFCRKAAKNKNYKYFFIIDEINRADLSKVFGEVMVLIENSYRGEKHKIKTQYSYIYENIDKSDEDPFKDGFYIPENVYIIGTMNDIDRNVETIDFAMRRRFVWIEIKTNYVMKDVLKGIFENKKKDSKLRWEITDEKIEELVKKLSEIAEEINKRISSEGKEFGLNEHYHIGPAYFGEIDIEKAIDEKSFKSAFDELWEYRLKPLLNEYVRGYENGENFISEIEKIIESKIDNNQKSNNNPEEENIQDSESLKNNLQNNN; from the coding sequence ATGTCCTTAAATATGAATTTCGAAGAAGCGGTAAAATATTTGTATAGTAATATAATAAGAAAAACGTTTGAGGACCCTACCGGAAAATCAAGAGAAGAGATAGTAACAAGTTATAAAAATAAAGATTATGAGTTTATACTTATAGATACACGAAAAAAAATAAATGATGAAATTCAATACAATCCTTATGTAGTAATAAAAAGGAAAAATTTTGAAGTAGAAAAAGGTTTTTATTTTGTTTATTTATTTTCTAATAGGTCGAAAGAGCCTTTTGAACCTCCAAAAAGAGTTTATTTATCTTTTGGTTTTGCAGGAGAAAAAGAATTGATTGAAGGATTGTCGGAAATACTAAGAAAGTATTTTGAACCTGTAAAAGAAGTGTTTTCTGTTGAAAGAATTGAAGAAGAAATACATAGTAATTTAGCATATAAAAAAGAAAATCATATTTTTGGCAAATTATACAACAAAGATGAGTTCTTGGCGTTACCTCTTGATAAATTTAAAGAAGAAATTGAATTTATTTTAAATTTATATGAAATATTTTTAGAATCAATTGGAGTTGGAAAAAACGTTGATTGGAGTGATATAATAGTTAAAATAAAAAACGGTGAGTTTAACAATGAATTAAACAAAATGAAGGTGAAAATAGAACAGATGATGAAAGGTTATTACATAAAATCAAGCAATACTAAAAATATAGAGATATTTAGTAAAGAATCCAATGTTTACAAAATTAAGAAAATAATAATAAAGTATTTAATGCATAATAAAGCTATCATCTTAACAGGTCCACCTGGTACAGGGAAGACTTATCTTGCAAAAGAAATTGCCAAAGAAGTAATAGAGGAAGATGGCAAGCAAATAAATTCTGAAGATTATATTGAGAAAATCCAATTTCATCCCTCTTACGATTATACAGACTTTATAGAAGGTTTTAAACCGGTTATCCAGAAGAACGGCAACACAGCAAATATTGCTTTTGAACTGAAAGATGGTGTGTTCAAAAAATTCTGCAGAAAAGCGGCAAAAAATAAAAACTACAAGTACTTTTTTATAATAGACGAGATAAACCGGGCAGATCTTTCAAAAGTTTTTGGGGAAGTAATGGTACTTATTGAAAATAGCTATAGGGGGGAAAAGCATAAAATAAAGACACAGTATAGTTACATTTATGAAAATATTGACAAAAGTGATGAAGATCCATTCAAAGACGGCTTTTATATTCCCGAGAATGTTTACATAATTGGAACTATGAACGATATTGATAGAAATGTAGAAACGATAGACTTTGCTATGCGTAGAAGGTTTGTTTGGATTGAAATTAAGACAAATTATGTTATGAAAGATGTACTAAAGGGTATATTTGAAAATAAGAAGAAAGATAGCAAATTGCGGTGGGAAATAACAGATGAAAAGATAGAGGAACTGGTCAAAAAACTTTCTGAAATAGCTGAAGAAATAAATAAAAGGATATCGTCCGAAGGGAAAGAATTTGGTTTGAATGAACATTACCACATTGGACCAGCATATTTTGGAGAAATTGATATTGAAAAAGCTATAGATGAAAAGAGTTTTAAATCTGCTTTTGATGAGTTGTGGGAATATAGATTAAAGCCACTTTTAAATGAGTATGTAAGAGGATATGAAAATGGGGAGAATTTTATAAGCGAGATAGAAAAAATAATTGAGAGTAAAATAGATAATAATCAAAAAAGCAATAATAACCCAGAAGAAGAAAACATCCAAGATTCTGAAAGTTTAAAAAATAATTTACAGAACAATAATTGA
- a CDS encoding cyclic-di-AMP receptor — translation MKLVLAIVSEVDKNKLNLALIENGISATIIYSTGGLLNRGTVSFMIGVEDERVDEVIDLIKKNVSERREVSKSTLPPALQTLFFMSKQKIEQGGAVIFVLDIENFLKV, via the coding sequence ATGAAATTAGTTTTGGCAATTGTATCAGAAGTGGATAAGAATAAACTGAACCTTGCACTTATTGAAAACGGGATTTCTGCTACAATTATTTATTCAACAGGTGGTCTTTTAAACAGAGGGACAGTTTCATTCATGATAGGTGTTGAGGATGAGAGAGTTGATGAGGTAATTGATCTTATAAAAAAGAATGTGTCAGAAAGGAGAGAGGTTTCAAAATCTACTTTGCCCCCTGCTCTTCAGACTCTGTTTTTTATGAGCAAGCAAAAGATTGAACAGGGTGGAGCGGTGATTTTTGTCTTGGATATTGAAAATTTCTTGAAAGTTTAA
- a CDS encoding ABC transporter ATP-binding protein, whose translation MLEIIDLHVEVGSKEILKGVSLTIPDGETHILFGPNGSGKTTLMMSIMGLPKYKITSGKIIFNGVDITYMPTHERAKLGIGMMFQKPPAIRGVELQKLSDIIKSIRNTDADVQEYARILNLEDHLLREVNYGFSGGEIKRSELLQLLCQKPSLVLLDEPESGVDLDNITLLGNVIKKLLKGEKIKKRHTSGLIVTHTGYILEYVNADKGHILMDGKLVCSGSAEDLFEEIRQNGFGRCENCLQDTI comes from the coding sequence ATGCTTGAAATTATTGACCTTCACGTTGAGGTTGGCTCAAAAGAGATTTTAAAAGGTGTATCGCTCACAATCCCTGATGGAGAGACTCATATTCTGTTTGGCCCAAATGGAAGCGGAAAAACAACACTCATGATGAGCATAATGGGTCTTCCAAAATACAAAATAACGTCAGGCAAGATAATCTTCAATGGCGTTGACATCACATATATGCCAACGCATGAGAGAGCAAAGCTTGGGATTGGAATGATGTTTCAAAAACCACCGGCAATAAGAGGTGTTGAGCTTCAAAAACTTTCTGATATAATAAAATCTATAAGAAACACAGATGCTGATGTCCAAGAGTATGCAAGAATTTTAAATTTAGAAGATCATCTTTTAAGAGAAGTAAACTACGGTTTTTCTGGCGGTGAAATAAAAAGGTCTGAACTTTTGCAACTTTTGTGTCAAAAACCAAGCCTTGTGCTTTTAGATGAACCAGAATCAGGTGTTGACCTTGATAATATAACCCTTTTGGGAAATGTGATTAAAAAGCTTTTAAAAGGCGAAAAGATAAAGAAGCGACACACCTCCGGACTGATTGTCACACACACAGGGTATATTTTAGAGTATGTCAATGCAGACAAAGGTCACATTCTGATGGATGGAAAGCTTGTATGCTCAGGTTCTGCAGAAGACCTCTTTGAAGAGATAAGGCAAAACGGGTTTGGGAGGTGTGAAAATTGTCTTCAAGACACTATATAG
- a CDS encoding SufB/SufD family protein — protein MSSRHYIDEKILELAKSALDKKAAYGQDIDLSAFEEAEEKDQISELSKLPEEIQKTILNAGIEVSEEGRSGSFLQLDHSVVYRRLQQRYHGQLEILDINEALEKYPEVREKYFWKAVKPDRDKYTAFSATHPAHGYFIRVFKGQKVEKPIQACLLLQENARIQNVHNIVILEEGAEVQIINGCATAPKVKEGLHIGISEFYLEKGSKLTFTMVHNWAEDFYVRPRGVTIVEDDAVYISNYVLLKPVKSVQSFPIAILKGKNSVASFNSLLYGLKDSEIDMGSHIILEGENSSGQAISRAIVKDSAKIYSRGILEARQNLSKAHLDCRGILLSSSGMMYAVPELLSDGAPQSHLSHEAAIGPIAEEEIEYLMARGLSKDEAISLITQGFMDVKILGLPKQLENYIQELILQTQEENM, from the coding sequence TTGTCTTCAAGACACTATATAGATGAAAAGATTTTGGAGCTTGCAAAATCAGCTCTGGATAAAAAGGCAGCTTATGGGCAGGACATTGATCTTTCCGCCTTTGAAGAGGCAGAGGAAAAAGACCAGATTTCAGAACTTTCCAAACTTCCAGAAGAGATTCAAAAAACAATCCTTAATGCTGGAATAGAGGTATCTGAAGAAGGCCGGTCGGGAAGTTTCTTGCAGCTTGACCACTCTGTTGTATACAGGCGGCTTCAGCAAAGGTACCATGGCCAGCTTGAAATTCTGGATATAAATGAAGCTTTGGAAAAGTATCCTGAGGTGCGCGAAAAATATTTCTGGAAAGCGGTAAAGCCTGACAGAGATAAATACACTGCATTTTCTGCAACCCACCCTGCCCATGGGTATTTTATAAGAGTGTTCAAAGGGCAGAAGGTTGAAAAGCCAATACAGGCATGTCTTCTTCTGCAGGAAAATGCAAGGATACAAAACGTGCACAATATTGTCATCTTGGAAGAAGGTGCAGAGGTTCAGATTATAAACGGATGCGCAACCGCACCAAAGGTAAAGGAAGGGCTGCACATTGGAATTTCTGAGTTTTACCTTGAAAAGGGAAGCAAGCTCACCTTTACAATGGTTCATAACTGGGCAGAAGATTTCTATGTCAGACCCCGCGGCGTAACTATCGTTGAAGATGATGCTGTATATATTTCAAACTATGTTCTTCTAAAGCCTGTAAAGTCAGTACAGTCGTTCCCAATTGCAATACTGAAGGGTAAAAACTCGGTTGCATCCTTTAACTCACTCTTGTATGGGCTAAAAGACTCCGAGATTGATATGGGCTCACATATAATACTGGAAGGTGAAAATTCAAGCGGGCAGGCAATATCAAGGGCAATCGTAAAAGACAGCGCAAAGATATACTCGCGCGGAATTTTGGAGGCTCGGCAGAACCTCTCAAAAGCGCACCTTGATTGCCGCGGAATACTTTTATCAAGCAGCGGAATGATGTATGCTGTGCCGGAACTTTTATCTGACGGCGCACCGCAAAGCCATCTTTCACATGAGGCTGCAATCGGTCCTATTGCCGAAGAAGAGATAGAATACCTGATGGCAAGAGGACTTTCAAAAGATGAGGCAATATCTCTTATAACCCAGGGGTTTATGGATGTAAAAATACTTGGGCTTCCAAAACAGCTTGAAAATTATATCCAGGAACTTATTTTGCAGACGCAGGAGGAGAATATGTAA
- a CDS encoding ABC transporter permease — MEKFVLSCKMAIQSIFLNRLRSFLTLLGVVIGVGAVVAAVGLAEGTTASITKEIENLGTNIVYVFIRPASKSEDISIDEFLDFASKNSDVILGVSPFVQYPAVALFKKEKEECQIIGATSEYMMVQGLSLSKGRFISPIDADFRQKVAVIGSRIYDRLFDKQNPIGQEINVNGQVFKVVGVLEEKQGSRDNTIDDSIIVPVFAIDSFSSNEQALSKNFLVRTVSPDKNKEAKNRIKKFVSKFVKKEDNYSIYDMSELMSMLSRITYFLMIILGGIATISLIVGGIGIMNIMLVSVTERTREIGIRKAIGAKRSDIRVQFLIESMVITGVGGIIGIVLGFIVIAVGISRIPGVVPVYSLKWAIVAFGISVLIGIIFGMLPAEKAARLNPIEALRYE; from the coding sequence ATGGAGAAATTTGTGCTTTCTTGCAAGATGGCAATCCAGAGCATTTTTCTTAACAGGTTAAGATCGTTTCTGACACTCCTTGGTGTTGTAATAGGAGTTGGAGCAGTTGTTGCGGCAGTAGGGCTTGCGGAAGGTACTACTGCGAGCATAACAAAAGAGATAGAAAATCTTGGAACAAATATTGTGTATGTTTTTATAAGACCGGCTTCAAAAAGTGAAGATATATCAATTGATGAATTTTTAGATTTTGCAAGCAAAAATAGCGATGTTATACTTGGTGTAAGTCCGTTTGTTCAGTATCCAGCTGTGGCGCTTTTCAAAAAGGAAAAAGAAGAATGCCAGATTATTGGGGCAACATCAGAATATATGATGGTTCAAGGTCTTTCTTTGTCTAAAGGGAGGTTTATATCTCCTATTGATGCTGATTTCAGACAAAAAGTAGCAGTTATAGGTTCAAGAATATATGACAGGCTTTTTGACAAACAAAATCCCATAGGGCAGGAGATAAATGTAAATGGTCAGGTTTTCAAAGTAGTTGGTGTGTTGGAAGAAAAACAGGGTAGCAGAGACAATACAATTGACGACAGTATTATAGTGCCTGTGTTTGCAATAGACAGCTTTTCATCAAATGAACAAGCACTTTCAAAAAATTTTCTTGTACGAACAGTTTCGCCAGATAAGAATAAAGAAGCTAAAAACAGGATAAAGAAGTTTGTAAGCAAGTTTGTAAAAAAGGAAGACAACTATTCTATCTATGATATGTCAGAGCTCATGTCAATGCTGAGCAGGATAACATATTTTTTGATGATAATACTCGGTGGAATTGCCACAATATCTTTAATAGTCGGTGGTATTGGAATAATGAACATCATGCTTGTATCTGTAACAGAGAGAACAAGAGAGATTGGAATCAGAAAAGCAATTGGGGCAAAAAGAAGTGATATAAGGGTCCAGTTTCTTATAGAATCGATGGTTATAACAGGAGTTGGAGGAATAATTGGGATAGTACTTGGTTTTATTGTGATTGCAGTAGGGATTTCGCGAATTCCGGGTGTTGTACCTGTATATTCATTAAAATGGGCTATTGTAGCTTTTGGGATTTCGGTTTTAATTGGGATTATCTTTGGAATGCTTCCGGCAGAGAAGGCAGCCCGCTTAAATCCTATTGAAGCGTTAAGGTATGAATAA
- a CDS encoding efflux RND transporter periplasmic adaptor subunit — translation MQSSAKGLKNWQKAIIIVLLILVGFILTLVLTMPSGKKNNTSSKPKTAKVQKISLKQTLLASGTVQSSKTRSVISKTSGTLKKVFVKNGQYVKKGNLIAQIDDTQAIAKIESLKRQLSDLELQRESFQSQLQNFILESPQDGFVQNLSAQEGLLVTQGMQIMTIVDDSKMKMIVQLPAWCYGKVKKGQKVDVAISEITSTIEGTIEGIGNRLYKNQDNILGFDVKVLLPNRNGMLLEGTKASVVLNLSGGEKAIALGEGVLEAFSKKTVLSPVTGKIEQVFVENGQKVKSGQVLLRFSSEDIERQVKQLDLKIEDIEAQIEEAEKELKNFEVLSPIDGKVVDLNLQDGDIVTAGQVICSVFDPENLVITAYVEELDILKIRPGQKAEIKLDAVPSTKVKPVEGYVDEISEKAQSEDSISKFIVKIKFKNPGSVKFGMHADAEIILKLKKGALTVPVEAVHKENGKYYVYVYKEKPTGKSEKTKKTDEYGIGDSYYKNSEKRFVKVGVVTDKYVEITSGLKEGEEVVLPKFTSENKTKSLFE, via the coding sequence ATGCAAAGCAGTGCAAAAGGGCTAAAAAACTGGCAAAAGGCTATAATTATAGTGTTACTTATATTAGTGGGATTTATTTTAACACTTGTTTTAACAATGCCATCTGGAAAAAAAAATAATACTTCATCTAAGCCAAAGACTGCAAAGGTTCAGAAAATTTCGCTAAAACAAACCCTTTTAGCATCCGGCACTGTGCAGAGCAGCAAAACAAGGAGTGTCATATCAAAAACAAGTGGTACTTTAAAAAAGGTTTTTGTCAAAAACGGTCAGTATGTCAAAAAAGGAAATTTAATTGCTCAGATAGATGATACTCAGGCGATTGCTAAGATAGAGTCTTTGAAAAGACAGCTTTCAGACCTTGAACTTCAAAGAGAAAGTTTTCAAAGTCAGCTTCAGAACTTTATTTTAGAATCTCCGCAAGACGGATTTGTACAAAATCTTTCAGCTCAAGAAGGGTTGCTTGTCACACAGGGAATGCAGATTATGACAATTGTAGATGATTCAAAGATGAAAATGATTGTTCAGCTTCCTGCGTGGTGTTACGGAAAGGTAAAAAAGGGGCAAAAGGTAGATGTAGCAATATCTGAGATTACCAGTACTATAGAAGGAACTATAGAAGGTATTGGGAACAGATTGTATAAAAATCAGGATAATATTTTGGGATTTGATGTAAAAGTATTGCTTCCCAACAGAAACGGTATGCTTTTAGAAGGTACTAAGGCAAGTGTAGTTTTGAATCTTTCAGGCGGCGAAAAGGCAATAGCGCTTGGTGAAGGAGTTTTAGAGGCATTTTCAAAAAAGACAGTTCTAAGCCCAGTTACTGGTAAAATAGAGCAGGTCTTTGTTGAGAATGGGCAAAAAGTAAAAAGTGGTCAAGTGCTTCTGAGGTTTTCTTCGGAGGATATCGAAAGACAGGTAAAACAGCTTGATTTAAAAATTGAGGATATAGAGGCTCAGATAGAGGAAGCAGAAAAGGAACTTAAAAATTTTGAGGTTTTATCCCCAATTGATGGTAAAGTAGTTGATTTGAATTTGCAAGACGGTGATATTGTAACAGCTGGACAGGTTATATGTTCTGTATTTGATCCTGAAAATTTGGTTATTACAGCTTATGTTGAGGAACTTGATATCTTGAAGATAAGGCCTGGGCAGAAGGCTGAGATAAAACTTGATGCTGTGCCGAGCACAAAAGTAAAACCTGTAGAAGGATATGTTGACGAAATTTCCGAAAAAGCTCAGAGTGAAGACAGCATTTCAAAATTTATTGTTAAAATAAAATTTAAAAATCCGGGCAGTGTAAAGTTTGGTATGCATGCCGATGCGGAGATAATATTGAAGCTGAAAAAGGGTGCTCTGACAGTACCAGTTGAGGCTGTTCATAAAGAAAATGGAAAGTATTATGTTTATGTTTATAAAGAAAAGCCAACCGGCAAGAGCGAAAAGACAAAGAAAACTGATGAATATGGAATTGGTGATTCTTACTATAAAAATAGTGAAAAGAGATTTGTCAAAGTTGGAGTTGTAACCGACAAGTATGTTGAAATTACAAGTGGGTTAAAGGAAGGCGAAGAGGTAGTACTTCCAAAGTTCACTTCTGAAAATAAAACAAAATCTCTTTTTGAATAA
- a CDS encoding Yip1 family protein: protein MEYLKPSNLLNLIVSPTKVFQKVKEKQDFLVLIFLIPLISALSMLFIPRIPEEALLEYVKRTVEDPELQKINLKTLKMTTSPAFLAGSEFLHYIISFFITAFILLMIVRLAGGEIDYKKALTIVAVANIVMIPYYVFYAIYARAVNLNILDVSKDFKYFIATYLNIFSIWRYVLIGIGVFAVCELNKVKSTIVTTIYAIITLIVPVAMLFIKK from the coding sequence ATGGAATATTTAAAACCTTCAAATCTTTTAAATCTTATTGTATCACCAACAAAGGTATTTCAGAAAGTAAAAGAAAAACAGGATTTCTTGGTTTTAATATTTTTAATCCCATTGATATCGGCACTTTCTATGCTTTTTATACCCAGAATACCTGAAGAAGCTTTATTGGAGTATGTGAAAAGAACAGTTGAAGATCCTGAATTGCAAAAGATAAATCTAAAAACTTTAAAAATGACAACATCGCCTGCATTTTTAGCAGGATCAGAATTTTTGCACTATATTATTTCATTTTTTATTACTGCATTTATTTTGCTCATGATTGTAAGACTTGCCGGTGGTGAGATTGACTACAAAAAGGCGCTTACAATTGTGGCTGTTGCAAATATTGTTATGATTCCTTATTATGTTTTCTATGCTATATATGCCAGAGCTGTGAATTTAAATATATTAGATGTTAGTAAAGATTTTAAGTATTTTATAGCAACATACCTGAATATATTTTCTATCTGGCGGTATGTCTTGATTGGAATTGGAGTGTTTGCTGTTTGTGAACTTAACAAAGTTAAGAGTACAATAGTTACAACTATATATGCTATAATTACTCTTATAGTGCCAGTGGCTATGCTATTTATAAAAAAATAG